Sequence from the Candidatus Neomarinimicrobiota bacterium genome:
GCCTCCCGATTCCCAACCTTGGCGTACAGACCCGCGAGTCTCTGGCGCAGTCTTTTATGGGTGGGGTGATCTTCAAGCCACGCCTTGTAGTGGGCGATCGCTTCCGTAAAGCGCTGTAGCTTAATGAGGGCTATACCACCCAGCTCCCGGAGGTGATCTGGTAGGGGCGGGGTGATCTCAGATAAAGTTGCCAAGAGTTCCTCCCAGCGATTCTGATGTGC
This genomic interval carries:
- a CDS encoding tetratricopeptide repeat protein — encoded protein: AHQNRWEELLATLSEITPPLPDHLRELGGIALIKLQRFTEAIAHYKAWLEDHPTHKRLRQRLAGLYAKVGNREAAEKVLWEEPPSRPD